One genomic window of Rhizobium lentis includes the following:
- a CDS encoding ABC transporter permease subunit produces MSDITQAPPIAAQAANRQVKLVKMAGFGAGEKSTVAISVATALAILLLWWLIAALGVVPHLFLPRPDEVLTQIGVIYHDGYAGASLFEHVSASLFRIVVAALIAISAGIPLGLLMGLNRWAKGVFDAPIEFYWPLPPLSYLPLMIIWLGIGETSKITLLVLAMFAPICLSAQAGVRSLPIERVNAARSLGASRLQLFLYIVLPSALPEILTGIRIALGVGWSTLVAAELIASTRGIGFMIMSASQFLATDVVFVGIAIIAICAFTFSLAVRFLETFLVPWKGKL; encoded by the coding sequence ATGAGCGATATAACACAGGCTCCGCCGATTGCGGCCCAGGCTGCGAATCGCCAGGTCAAGCTGGTGAAAATGGCCGGCTTCGGCGCCGGCGAGAAATCGACGGTGGCGATCAGCGTCGCTACCGCGCTCGCCATACTGCTGCTGTGGTGGCTGATAGCCGCGCTTGGCGTCGTTCCGCACCTGTTTCTACCGCGCCCGGACGAGGTGCTGACGCAGATCGGCGTCATCTATCATGACGGTTATGCCGGGGCATCGCTCTTCGAGCATGTCTCTGCGAGCCTGTTTCGCATCGTGGTCGCCGCCCTCATCGCCATCTCCGCCGGCATTCCGCTCGGATTGCTGATGGGCCTGAACCGCTGGGCGAAAGGCGTGTTCGACGCGCCGATCGAGTTCTACTGGCCGCTTCCACCCCTCTCCTACCTACCGCTGATGATCATCTGGCTCGGTATCGGCGAGACGTCGAAGATCACCCTCCTCGTGCTTGCGATGTTCGCGCCGATCTGCCTGTCGGCCCAGGCCGGCGTTCGTTCACTGCCGATCGAGCGCGTCAATGCCGCCCGTTCGCTCGGCGCCAGCCGGCTGCAGCTCTTCCTCTATATCGTCCTGCCGTCGGCCCTGCCCGAGATCCTCACCGGCATCCGCATTGCACTCGGCGTCGGCTGGAGCACGCTGGTTGCGGCCGAGCTGATCGCCTCCACCCGCGGGATCGGCTTCATGATCATGTCGGCTTCACAATTCCTGGCGACCGACGTCGTCTTCGTCGGCATCGCCATCATCGCGATCTGCGCCTTCACATTCTCGCTCGCCGTCCGCTTCCTCGAGACGTTCCTCGTGCCCTGGAAGGGCAAGCTCTGA
- a CDS encoding taurine ABC transporter ATP-binding protein, whose product MLKVDHASVFFAARDGRTVHALDRVSFDIPERGFVVALGASGCGKSTLLNAIAGFLPLSDGRITLDGRSVDRPGADRGVVFQKDSLLPWKSVVDNVALGLKFAGIGRKERQAQALELLRLVGLDEFAGAFPYELSGGMRQRVGIARALATNPDILLMDEPFGALDSLTREQMQELLVSVWDRTAKKVFFITHSIEEALFLGTQVLVMSPRPGRVVARFDLDFVKRFAETGDARSIKASPEFAELREEIRAILHSTEDFRSAA is encoded by the coding sequence ATGCTGAAAGTCGACCACGCCAGCGTTTTCTTCGCAGCCCGCGACGGGCGGACCGTTCACGCGCTTGATCGCGTGTCTTTCGATATTCCCGAACGCGGTTTCGTCGTCGCACTCGGCGCCTCGGGCTGCGGCAAATCAACCCTTCTCAACGCGATTGCCGGCTTTCTTCCGCTTTCGGACGGCCGGATCACGCTCGATGGCCGCAGCGTCGATCGACCGGGTGCCGATCGCGGCGTCGTCTTCCAGAAAGACTCGCTGTTGCCTTGGAAGTCGGTCGTCGACAACGTCGCGCTCGGTTTGAAATTCGCCGGCATAGGCCGGAAGGAGCGGCAAGCGCAGGCCCTGGAACTGCTGCGGCTCGTCGGTCTCGACGAGTTCGCCGGCGCCTTTCCTTACGAGCTGTCGGGCGGCATGCGTCAGCGCGTCGGCATCGCACGGGCGCTTGCGACCAATCCCGACATCCTGCTCATGGACGAGCCCTTCGGCGCGCTCGACAGCCTGACTCGCGAGCAGATGCAGGAACTGCTGGTTTCCGTCTGGGATAGAACGGCAAAGAAAGTTTTCTTCATCACCCACTCGATCGAAGAGGCGCTGTTCCTGGGCACACAGGTGCTCGTCATGTCGCCGCGGCCGGGGCGCGTCGTCGCGCGCTTTGATCTCGACTTCGTCAAGCGCTTCGCCGAAACAGGCGACGCCCGATCGATCAAGGCGTCGCCGGAATTTGCCGAACTGCGCGAGGAGATCCGCGCCATTCTCCACAGCACCGAAGACTTCAGGAGCGCCGCATGA